In Rhinopithecus roxellana isolate Shanxi Qingling chromosome 4, ASM756505v1, whole genome shotgun sequence, a single genomic region encodes these proteins:
- the PGK2 gene encoding phosphoglycerate kinase 2, with product MSLSKKLTLDKLDVRGKRVIMRVDFNVPMKKNQITNNQRIKASIPSIKYCLDNGAKAVVLMSHLGRPDGVPMPDKYSLEPVAAELKSLLGKDVLFLKDCVGAEVENACANPAPGSVILLENLRFHVEEEGKGQDPSGKKIKAEPDKIEGFRASLSKLGDVYVNDAFGTAHRAHSSMVGVNLPHKASGFLMKKELDYFAKALENPVRPFLAILGGAKVADKIQLIKNMLDKVNEMIIGGGMAYTFLKVLNNMEIGASLFDEEGAKIVKDIMTKAQKNGVRITFPVDFVTADKFDENAQVGKATVASGIPPGWMGLDCGPESNKNHAQVVAQARLIVWNGPLGVFEWDAFAKGTKALMDEIVKATSKGCITIIGGGDTATCCAKWNTEDKVSHVSTGGGASLELLEGKILPGVEALSNM from the coding sequence ATGTCTCTTTCTAAGAAGTTGACTTTAGACAAACTGGATGTTAGAGGGAAGCGAGTCATCATGAGAGTAGACTTCAATGTTCCCATGAAGAAGAACCAGATTACAAACAACCAGAGGATCAAGGCTTCCATCCCAAGCATCAAGTACTGCCTAGACAATGGAGCCAAGGCAGTTGTTCTTATGAGTCATCTAGGTCGGCCTGATGGTGTTCCCATGCCTGACAAATATTCCTTAGAGCCTGTAGCTGCTGAACTCAAATCTTTGCTGGGCAAGGATGTTCTGTTCCTGAAGGACTGTGTAGGCGCAGAAGTGGAGAATGCCTGTGCCAACCCAGCTCCTGGTTCAGTCATCCTGCTGGAGAACCTGCGCTTTCAtgtggaggaagaagggaagggccAAGATCCTTCTGGAAAGAAGATTAAAGCTGAGCCAGATAAAATAGAAGGCTTCCGAGCATCGCTTTCCAAGCTAGGGGACGTCTATGTCAATGACGCTTTTGGCACTGCACACCGGGCTCATAGTTCCATGGTGGGAGTGAATCTGCCCCATAAAGCATCTGGATTCTTGATGAAGAAGGAACTAGATTACTTTGCTAAAGCCTTGGAAAACCCAGTGAGACCCTTTCTGGCTATACTTGGTGGAGCCAAAGTGGCAGACAAGATCCAACTTATCAAAAATATGCTGGACAAAGTCAATGAGATGATTATTGGTGGTGGAATGGCTTATACCTTCCTTAAGGTACTCAACAACATGGAGATTGGTGCTTCTCTGTTTGATGAAGAGGGAGCCAAGATTGTCAAAGATATCATGACCAAAGCACAAAAGAATGGTGTAAGGATTACTTTTCCTGTTGACTTTGTTACTGCTGACAAGTTTGATGAGAATGCTCAGGTTGGAAAAGCCACTGTAGCATCTGGCATACCTCCCGGCTGGATGGGTTTGGACTGTGGTCCTGAGAGCAACAAGAATCATGCTCAAGTTGTGGCTCAAGCAAGGCTAATTGTTTGGAATGGGCCATTAGGAGTATTTGAATGGGATGCCTTTGCTAAGGGAACCAAAGCCCTCATGGATGAAATTGTGAAAGCCACTTCCAAGGGCTGCATCACTATTATAGGGGGTGGAGACACTGCTACTTGCTGTGCCAAATGGAACACTGAGGATAAAGTCAGCCATGTCAGCACTGGAGGCGGTGCCAGTCTAGAGCTTCTGGAAGGTAAAATCCTTCCTGGCGTAGAGGCCCTCAGCAACATGTAG